The sequence cccgaggatgagatcacgtaaccactcaccgaatctcccaatcgaggtggtgccacgtatcccactcctctagactttgagcaactataatgagtatgctagcactaggcgaaatgactATGACCTAGGCCACTAaattatagttcccaaacatctaaaaaaaaagggctattctgccagctgaaatcaaagttggctcaagatgaatgcataacagaatataaaacatagccatataataaaagctcaagcaattcaacaagacacaagttcctcatgctagaacaagtgtagatgcaagtatgtgcttttaagggaaactcgagagcCAAATgttccgagtatgctatcccgctatcgatgactgcttttacctttcaaggcagtagttccaacttctgggaagctacaacaaaatattgtatcaaagtctaaccaatcgaaacaacaacaaggctcaaggtaattatctataccgttcttcgtccaaatctctgaaacgaacaaatgctgttaaccctggtcttgacaaactccaaacgaatctgttcagatacaaatcaaagatcaataaccatgatcaacttacaagccaagttcaacaactcaaaaacggtttgaaatcccaaaactcaaaccgacggcataacggctaaaaactgaacaaaccggaaacgcagacagcagttcaataccgatataatctcataaaaatgctaatacaacaacaacaaggaaatcccaacaaatctcaaaactcaaacttttgaaaatggcttccaaaaatcacaacaaatccaaacgtcgctctaattcaaaaccgacagataataaacgatcagaactctgccaagaacaacatactagaatctagatcgattctaacaacctccgaaaaacaaaacatatttgatcggagaaatacttacggtataacggagctctcactacagtgatcactaatctgccttcagaaataaattccaacggccggatcgagctcagactgaaatcagaaagcttggaagctcaatagagcgtcttcaatggaggatgcGTGCAAGGGGAAGGAGAGGGAGATAATGGACCAAGTCAAACtagacaagataatatataaaatccattaattgcgttttagtccctgaaaaatccaatttttgcaaaaaggaccctgatcaaaatcaattcggctcgcgaactctgcaatctccgattaactcaaataaactcatttaagataaaaaaaaaaacggggcattacaatttcTGTTTTGAATTATGTGTATTTTGAGTGAGCAGATGCAGAATGTGATATTGAGGATGAAGGGGCTGATTCTTGCACTTAATAAGAAGCTAAATTGGTTGTTGCCAAaagttttgatttgaattcCATGTATCAGCCATCATATTGGTATAACAATAAGGGAAAGATTGCAGCTTCCAAGTAGAGAAATATTTCCATATTGGTGTAGGCTTGAAAGCCAAGTTTCGGGTCTTCACATCCTTCCCTCCTTATAAGAAGTTTCATCCTCGAAACTTGAATAAACTTGATCTTCAAAGAGATAGGGATACTTCTTATGTATCTTCTCTTTCAATTCCCATGTAGCTTCTCTTTCAGTGTGATTTGACCATTGCACTTTGACATAAGGGATGATCCTTCGCCTAAGGACTTGATCCATGGTATCCACTATTCGTATAGGGACTTTCTCATACTTTAGTTTCTCAGTCAGATTCCCATCAATCAAGAGTGGTTCAACTTCAAGGACATGATTCGAATCTGAGATATATTTTCTAAGTTGCGAGacatggaacacatcatgaatTCTTGACATACTTGGTGGCAGTGCTAGTCTATAAGCAAGCGTACCC comes from Henckelia pumila isolate YLH828 chromosome 4, ASM3356847v2, whole genome shotgun sequence and encodes:
- the LOC140860585 gene encoding uncharacterized protein, which gives rise to MKRRPLEFKIGEKAYVKLSPMKGVVRFIKAGKMNPQYVGPFEILEKVGTLAYRLALPPSMSRIHDVFHVSQLRKYISDSNHVLEVEPLLIDGNLTEKLKYEKVPIRIVDTMDQVLRRRIIPYVKVQWSNHTEREATWELKEKIHKKYPYLFEDQVYSSFEDETSYKEGRM